Genomic segment of Nocardiopsis mwathae:
GGCCGGTTCTTCTCGACGCTGATGCTGGTCTCCGGGGCGGCGCCGGTGGCGGCCCCGCTCGTCGGCGGGCAGCTGCTGCGCGTCACCGACTGGCGCGGGATCTTCCTCGTGCTCGGCGCCGTCAGCGCGGTGATCCTGGTACTCACCGTCGCGGCCGTCCGCGAGAGCCTCCCGCCCGAGCGGCGGTCCGGAGGCGCCCTCGGCGCGACCCTGCGCACCATGGGCGGGCTCCTGCGAGACCGCGTGTTCACCGGCTACGTGCTCACCGGCGCCCTCGCCTTCGCCGCGCTGTTCGGCTACATCTCCGGCTCGTCCTTCGTCATCCAGGACATCTACGGGGCCTCGGCGCAGACCTTCAGCCTGCTGTTCGGCCTCAACGGCGTGGGCATCGTGATCGCCGGGCAGCTCAACGGGCACGTACTGCTCGGCCGGTTCCGCATGGAGCGGCTGCTGGCCGCCGGACTCGCCGTCATCACCGCGGCCGGGGCCGCCCTGGTCGCCCTGGCCCTGGTACACGCGCCGCTGTGGGCGGTCGTGGCGGCGCTGTTCGTCCTGGCCTCCGGCATGGGGCTGATCCTGCCCAACTCCACCGCGCTGTCCCTCCAGCGCGCCGGGCACGCGGCGGGCGCGGCGTCGGCGCTGCTGGGAACGGCGCAGTTCCTGATCGGCGCGGCGGCCGGTCCGCTCGTCGGCCTGGGCGACGGCGGCAGCGCGCTGCCGATGGCCGCCACCATCCTCACCATGTCCCTGGCGGCCTGCGCCGCGTGCGTGCTCCTGACGCGGCCGCAGGCACTGGCACCGTCGCGAACGGCCGACTGACCCGCGGCCCGAACAGGCCCGGACGGACACTCACGCGACGGCGTTGAGGCGGCGCCCGGCCGCGTAGGCCTCGATGTTGTCGCGCGTGGTGTCGAGGATGCGCCGCACCGCCTCCTCGGTGTAGAAGGCGCTGTGCGGGGTGATGATGACATTGCGCATCCGCAGCAGGATGTGGTCGGTGAGCAGCGTCTCCAGGTCGTGGCCGCGGGTGAAGACCGACCGCAGCAGCTC
This window contains:
- a CDS encoding multidrug effflux MFS transporter, with the translated sequence MESTRTERADTEEEPATDSGRAPLLIVLALGALTALAPLSLDMYLPALPGVADDLGVAASTAQLTLTACLVGLAVGQLVVGPLSDALGRRPPLIVGMAVYTAATFACAFAHDATALLGLRVLQGIAGASGIVIARAIVRDLFDGVAAGRFFSTLMLVSGAAPVAAPLVGGQLLRVTDWRGIFLVLGAVSAVILVLTVAAVRESLPPERRSGGALGATLRTMGGLLRDRVFTGYVLTGALAFAALFGYISGSSFVIQDIYGASAQTFSLLFGLNGVGIVIAGQLNGHVLLGRFRMERLLAAGLAVITAAGAALVALALVHAPLWAVVAALFVLASGMGLILPNSTALSLQRAGHAAGAASALLGTAQFLIGAAAGPLVGLGDGGSALPMAATILTMSLAACAACVLLTRPQALAPSRTAD